GCCAGCCCCGGTCCAACCACGTAGTCGGCGACCGGCAGGTCGGCGAGACGTACGTCGAGGCCGGCGGCGACCAGCGCATCCGGGATCGCGCTGCTCCGTTCGCGGTGGTCCACCAGCACGACGTCCATGTCGGCCATCGGCTCGCTACGGCCCGGGCGTCGCGACGAGACCTGCCTGCAGCTGGTCTATCGCCACCGCGACCGTCTGGTCGAGGACGTCCAGCGGATCGCCCTCGAAGCGGTGGTGGGTGACCTCGGTCCGGCCGTGGACGCAGGTGGCGACGAAGACCGTGCCGGCCGGCTGGCCCTCCTCCTCGTCCGGCCCGCCGACTCCCGTGACCGCGACGGCGGCATCGGCGCCGAGGAGCGCGGCCACACCGCGCACCATCTCCTGCGCGCACGAAGCGGTCACGACCGGCCCCTCGGTCACGCCGAGGACCTCGAACTTAACCTCGCTCATGTACGAAACGACACCGCCGGCGAACCAGGACGCCGCGTCCTCGCCACGCGCCAGCGCGCTGGCGATCGCTCCCGCGGTGAGGGACTCCGCGCACGCGAGAGTGAGCGACCGCTCGGAGGCGAGGGCGGCGATGCGCTCGACCGCGGGCGCGGCGTGGCTGTGACCGTGACCGCCGGCCTCGGCTTCTCGCCCCCGACTCACTCCTGCGACCTCCCTTCGCCGTTCTCTTCGGTGATGGCACTGGTACCCACCTCGCGCGCCAGCATCCAGCGCCCCGGGGCCGATCGGACGCAGCCGGCGACGTGATGGTTCTCGTGAAGGTGACGGCGCGACGTCGCGCCGATCGCAGAGGAACTGGCGGGAACCCGGTACAGGTTCCCGACAACAGCAACAGGGCCCGACTTGCGTTTCCGCAGGTCGGGCCCTGTTCTTTGTAGCGGGGGCAGGATTTGAACCTGCGACCTCTGGACGAGATCGGGGCACCTGCGACGACCACTGAGTCGGCACGATTCCCACCGGGTTCCTCGATTTCACGAGGAAAGC
The genomic region above belongs to Nocardioides sp. QY071 and contains:
- a CDS encoding CinA family protein, whose product is MSRGREAEAGGHGHSHAAPAVERIAALASERSLTLACAESLTAGAIASALARGEDAASWFAGGVVSYMSEVKFEVLGVTEGPVVTASCAQEMVRGVAALLGADAAVAVTGVGGPDEEEGQPAGTVFVATCVHGRTEVTHHRFEGDPLDVLDQTVAVAIDQLQAGLVATPGP